Part of the Tolypothrix sp. PCC 7910 genome, CGATCGCCTCACACGTATCTGCTTTATCGACTACGATCGCGAAATTGCCTTAGTCGTAGAATCGCAAAACTCTACCAAAGAAGCCAAAGAAATTTTAGCAGTAGGGCGTTTAAGTAAAGTACATGGCACCAACACCGCCGAATTTGCCATTGTCGTTAGCGATCGCGTGCAATGTCAAGGTGTAGGTACAGAATTACTCGGACGACTCATCGAAATCGGGCGAGATGAACAACTCAGTAAAATTACTGCTGATATCTTAGCGGAAAATCATGGAATGCAAAAAGTCTGTGAAAAACTTGGTTTCCGCATTCAACGCACCGCAGATCCCACAGTAGTTAAAGCCGAATTTGATTTGTAGTCCTTTGTCATTCGTCATTTGTCATTTGTAATTAGCCAAATTCCCCCACCAGGTTGAATTTAATTATAAAAATACCCTTCTCCCTTAATTTCAAAGATAGGGAATAAGGGTATTTTTATCTGCATTTATCTACGGTTAATTATCCAATTGTATAATTTCACACTTAGTTATAGTGTGACTACTCTAGCAATTACCAATTACCAATTACCAATTACCAATTACCTATTACCTATTACCTTAATTATTACGATCGCGCTCTAAATCAGCAATCACCTTTTGCAAATACCACTCTTCTGGCATTTGTGGATAATAATCTTTTTTCTGCTGAATTAAGCGTTGAGCGATTTCCCACTGTCCCCCAACCATTCGCAACAACCGCTGACGTAGCAAGTTATATTTTTGGTTTTGATTTTCGGGTAGAGACTTTTGAATTTTGTTGAGACTATTTAAAACTTGGTGATAATTATCCCAATCTTCTTTTTCTAAAAAAATACTGATAGCTTTTTGATAATCATCCCTAGCTGCTAACATTTCTTCTAATAAAGTATGAGTAATCCCGCGATTATAGTAAGCTTGGGCATCATCAGGATTAATTGATATCGCTTGGCTATAGTCTTGAATTGCACCCAAATAATTACTCATCGCGCGATAAGCATTACCCCTAGCTACAAAAACCAAAGCATCCTGGGGTTGAATTTGTAGCGCTTGGTTAAAATCCGCGATCGCACCTTGATAATCAGCCAGTAAATAACGTGCTTTCCCCCGGTTGCGATAGACAATTGCATCGTGAAAATCTAGCCGCAATGCTTGGTTAAAATCTGCGATCGCTTCTTGATAGTTACCCATTTTGCACCGCACCACGCCACGACAGCAGTAAGCCTGTGCATCTTGCGGATCGGCTTGCAACACCCAGTTTAAATCTTCAATGGCTTCGCGGGTGTCGCCTTTTTCTGCCTTATCTAACAATTGTTTAAAATAATCTTTTTCTGATTTAATGGTAATATTCGGTGCTTTTTGCGATAAAACAGGGGGTTTTTCTGGTGGCTGTAGTTCTTTGATTCTTTCCAAACACAGACGGCAATTCTCTGTGTCTTTCTGCTCTAGATATAATTCTGCGGCTTTCTTAAAATTAGCGATCGCATCTTGAATATATCCTTGTTTCCGCCGCACCATCCCCCGCAAGCTATGAGCAGCAGGGTAATTATAATTGAGACGAATGGCAGATTCTACATCTTCTAACGCACCCGGCAAATTTTTCAACGCCACTCTAGCCAAGGCGCGAGAATAGTATGCTGCTAAACTTTGGGGATTTTGCTTCAAAGCCTCAGTGTAATCGGAAACGGCTTGCAGAATTACCCCGGAGTCATAATATGCTAGACCCCTTTGCAAGTAAGCTTCAGGAAAGAAAGGCGTAACTTGCAAAGCACGGTTAAACTCCTCAATGGCTCCAGCGTAATCTTTTTGTTTAGCTTTTTCCAACCCTCGGTAATAAAATTCGTCACTCATGGCGTTGATGAACTGAACTCAGTTAATTGATGACTACATAAGTATTCACCGTGACTCTAACTCATTTCTCACTGCCATTAAGATCTAAACTTAGGCTTAATGCATATAAGCGCGCTTAGCTGCAATATTTTACACTTTGCCATCCGCCTTTAGGGTGATATTATTCGTACTTAACAATACTTTTTTTAAAAGTACTAAATAATACTTTAAATAATGTCATGCAACTATACGTATAATTGAGTATTATATGTCTCTAATTATTAGATTTTGCGTACTTTTTTATTTGATGAAGCATAGCAGGATAGTCTGATAGTAAAAATAATGTCATGTTTTCTTGACATTTACTAATAAATACATAGAAAATCAACCATTGCAAACATAGTGTTTGCAATGGTTGATTTTTAAATCTGAGATTAAGTCACGATTTAGCTGTAATACTGATAGGATATACACTCTCAGCTATTAATACTAATTGGTTATATAAAAATTAAATGCTTTTGAAGTATATATAGTACGCTGGAATACATCTATTACTTAAGGAAAAATCTATTTAGTTGTATTTTTTAATACATTGAATCAAAAGTAACTTAATCTTGTATAGTAATTACCGAAAACTACAGTTATCTTTTTCCGTAAAACATTAAAAAATAATATATATAAGTCAATTACGTAAGTAGATTGCGTAAGTAAATTACGTAAGTAGATTAATCTTCAGGGTTAACATCTAATCCAGTTAAGTTCAAACTTAACATATTGACAAGACACAAAAAAAGCTATTTTTTAGCTTTATTACTATTGTGCAGATATATTGCATATATAGACAGATATTTCTGATCATATCTGGCAACTGCCTCAATTACTCTAGGATTCAATATCGCTGACTTCTATAAAAGCTACTGTCCATATACCTAAGTTTTCCAACAAGTCAGTCATCTAAATCTAGCTTATTTTCAAGCTATTTAGGTTTAGCATAGGACTTTTTTACAACTTAAGTATCAGGCTGCAAGCAAATATTAGATACTTGCTAGCAAGTATCTAATATCGATATTCCCTTGATTTTTTCTAGTCTTGATACATTTAAAAATGACCCTTAGCTAACTTAATTACGAATTTGTAATTAAGACACTCAAATATTTGTGTTCCCGGAGAAATCATGGAAAAGTTTGTTTTACCAAACTTATACTGCCCATTCCCAACGCGTATAAATCCTCATGTTGAAGTTTTAGCAGACTATTCAATGGAATGGGTATTGCGCTACAAACTTATGGATAGAGAGTCACTTTATCAAAAGTTTTCTAAAGCGAAATTTTATTTACTAACTGCAGGTGCTTATCCTGATTGTCCACTTGAAGAATTAAAGATTGCTAATGACGTAATTAGTTGGTTATTTATTTGGGATGACCAATGTGATGTATCTGATTTAGGCAAAAAACCAGAATTAGTCAAGAGTCTATGCAACAGATTTATAGAAATATTAAATGGTGCAGAACTCACTCCTGATGATTTACCTTTAGGATTTGCCTTAAGAAATATCAGACAGCGAATTATTAATCGAGGTAATATAACATTTTTTCATCATTTCATTCACAACTTTGAAGATTATTTCCACGGGTGTATTGAAGAGTCAAATAATCGTACAAAACTCATAGTACCAGATTTACAAAAATATATTGAAATCCGTAGTTTCAATGCTGCTGCTGCTCTTTGTCTTAACTTAATTGAATTTTGTAACCGAGTAAATATTCCTTATTATTTAAGAAAACATGAGATATTTAAGAGCTTATCTCAAATAACTATTAAGATTCTTGGTTGGTCAAATGATATCTTTTCTGTTCAGAGAGAAATGGCTAATGGTGAGGTACATAATCTAGTTATAGTACTATGCTATCAACAGCAAAAAAGTATAGCTCAATCAATAAAAACGGCTGCTAAAATGCATGATTTAGAGGTTAATAAACTTATAGAATTAGAAAATAGTATGCCATTTTTAGGTGAAGAAGTACATACTATAATCACAAAATATATTTCAGGATTACACTCTTGGATACGCGGAAATCTCGATTGGTATACTCATACTGGACGCTATGAAATTTTTGAAAAAATTGAAACAAACAGTAAAACTTTTGAAATACTTAGTAGTTGAATACAAAGCAAATTAACATTTTGCGTTTCTACTGCTTATCACAAAATTTAAGCATATTAAGAATCGATAATTTAGCGAGTAAATAATTATATGAGACTACCCAATCAACTAACAACACCATCTCTGTTTCAGCAAATTCAATGGGTTGCCGATCCTGTAGGATATATGGAAACAGCAGCTCAGCAATATCCTGATATTTTTACTGGCAGGATAGTAGGCTTTGGCGATACTGTTGTATTCTTGAACCATCCGCAAGCAATTCAAGAGCTTTTAACCAACGATAAAAAGAAGTTTACAGCGCCTGGTAAATTTAACTCAATTGGCAAGCCCATCTTTGGTAATTCTTCCATTGCGATGCTAGAAGGCGATTCTCACAAACGGCGGCGGCAACTGTTAATGCCTCCCTTTCATGGAGAGCGAATGCGGAGTTACGGTGAGCTAATCTGTAATCTGAGTACACAAGTCTTTAGCCAGTTACCTATACAACAAACCTTTTCAACTTGTGTTGCCATGCAGGATATAGCATTGCAAGTTATCTTAAAAGCTATTTTTGGCTTTTATGAAGGTGAACGTTACCAAAAAATCAAGCATCTCCTCGCTTCCTTGTTAGATGTTTTTCAATCACCACTAACTTCTAGCTTTCTGATGTTTCCCGTCTTACAGAAAGATTTAGGAGCTTGGAGTATTTGGGGAAATTTTCTACGATTAAGACAGCAAATTGATGAATTACTTTATACTGAAATCGCAGAACGTCGGCAACAATTTGATCCAAATCGTGTTGATATTCTCTCTTTAATGATGTCTGCAGTGGATGCAGATGGCCAAACACTGACGGATGAGGAGTTGCGGAATGAGCTCATCACTCTAATGTTTGCTTCATACGAAACCACTGCAATATCTATGGCTTGGGCATTTTACTGGATTCATTACAAGCCAGAAGTTCGTGAAAAATTACTTAAAGAACTGGATACACTAGGTGATTCTCCAGACCCTATGAGCATTTTCCGATTACCTTATCTTACTGCCGTCTGTCATGAAAGTTTACGAATTCACCCAGTCTTAATGTTAACCTTGCCCAGAGTAGTACAAGAACCTGTTGAAGTACTAGGATATCCATTGCCGATTGGTACTGTTGTAGCTGGGTGTATTTATTTAACTCATCGCCGTCAGGATTTATATCCTCAACCCAGCGAATTTAAGCCAGAACGGTTTCTAGAGCGCCAATTTTCTCATTATGAGTTTCTACCTTTTGGTGGTGGCGCTCGTCGTTGTATCGGTGAAGCTTTAGCGATGTTTGAAATGAAACTAGTAATAGCAACTATCCTATCCCAGTATCAACTAGCTTTAGCCGATCACAAACCAGAACAACTTCAACGTCGAGGTGTTGCTCTGGGAGCAAGCAGAGGAATTAAGATGCTAATTACCGGACGACGTGTGCGTCAAGAATCTCCACCAATTGTAGCAGCTGCATCAGCATCCTAGA contains:
- a CDS encoding cytochrome P450 — encoded protein: MRLPNQLTTPSLFQQIQWVADPVGYMETAAQQYPDIFTGRIVGFGDTVVFLNHPQAIQELLTNDKKKFTAPGKFNSIGKPIFGNSSIAMLEGDSHKRRRQLLMPPFHGERMRSYGELICNLSTQVFSQLPIQQTFSTCVAMQDIALQVILKAIFGFYEGERYQKIKHLLASLLDVFQSPLTSSFLMFPVLQKDLGAWSIWGNFLRLRQQIDELLYTEIAERRQQFDPNRVDILSLMMSAVDADGQTLTDEELRNELITLMFASYETTAISMAWAFYWIHYKPEVREKLLKELDTLGDSPDPMSIFRLPYLTAVCHESLRIHPVLMLTLPRVVQEPVEVLGYPLPIGTVVAGCIYLTHRRQDLYPQPSEFKPERFLERQFSHYEFLPFGGGARRCIGEALAMFEMKLVIATILSQYQLALADHKPEQLQRRGVALGASRGIKMLITGRRVRQESPPIVAAASAS
- a CDS encoding tetratricopeptide repeat protein; this encodes MSDEFYYRGLEKAKQKDYAGAIEEFNRALQVTPFFPEAYLQRGLAYYDSGVILQAVSDYTEALKQNPQSLAAYYSRALARVALKNLPGALEDVESAIRLNYNYPAAHSLRGMVRRKQGYIQDAIANFKKAAELYLEQKDTENCRLCLERIKELQPPEKPPVLSQKAPNITIKSEKDYFKQLLDKAEKGDTREAIEDLNWVLQADPQDAQAYCCRGVVRCKMGNYQEAIADFNQALRLDFHDAIVYRNRGKARYLLADYQGAIADFNQALQIQPQDALVFVARGNAYRAMSNYLGAIQDYSQAISINPDDAQAYYNRGITHTLLEEMLAARDDYQKAISIFLEKEDWDNYHQVLNSLNKIQKSLPENQNQKYNLLRQRLLRMVGGQWEIAQRLIQQKKDYYPQMPEEWYLQKVIADLERDRNN
- a CDS encoding terpene synthase family protein, whose protein sequence is MEKFVLPNLYCPFPTRINPHVEVLADYSMEWVLRYKLMDRESLYQKFSKAKFYLLTAGAYPDCPLEELKIANDVISWLFIWDDQCDVSDLGKKPELVKSLCNRFIEILNGAELTPDDLPLGFALRNIRQRIINRGNITFFHHFIHNFEDYFHGCIEESNNRTKLIVPDLQKYIEIRSFNAAAALCLNLIEFCNRVNIPYYLRKHEIFKSLSQITIKILGWSNDIFSVQREMANGEVHNLVIVLCYQQQKSIAQSIKTAAKMHDLEVNKLIELENSMPFLGEEVHTIITKYISGLHSWIRGNLDWYTHTGRYEIFEKIETNSKTFEILSS